ATCACCGAGGTCTACGACTACCTGCGGCTGCTGTGGGCCCGCATCGGACGGCCGCACTGCCCCGAGTGCGGCCGGCTGATCGCCCGCCAGACCCCGCAGCAGATCGTCGACCGGGTGCTGGAGCTGAAGGAGGGCACCCGGTTCCAGGTGCTCGCCCCGGTCGTGCGCGGACGCAAGGGCGAGTACGTCGAGCTCTTCAAGGACCTGCAGACCAAGGGCTTCACCCGGGCCAGGGTCGACGGCGCGGCCGTGCGGCTGGACGAGGTGCCCGCCCTCAAGAAGTACGAGAAGCACGACATCGCCGTGGTGGTCGACCGGCTCACGGTGAAGGAGTCGGCCAAGAAGCGGCTGACCGACTCGGTGGAGACCGCCCTGCAGCTGGCCGGCGGCACGATCCTGCTGGACTTCGTCGACCTCCCCGAGGACGACTCCGAGCGCGAGCGGGTCTACTCCGAGCACCTGTTCTGCCCCTATGACGACCTGTCGTTCGAGGAGATGGAGCCGCGCTCCTTCTCCTTCAACTCCCCCTACGGCGCCTGCCCCGAATGCAGCGGCCTGGGCACCCGCATGGAGGTCGACCCCGAACTCCTCGTCCCCGACCCCGCCAAGACGCTCGCCGAAGGGGCGATCGCGCCGTGGTCGGGCGGACACGCCAGCGAGTACTTCGGCCGCCTGATGCAGGCGGTCGGCGACGCGCTCGGCTTCGACCTCGACACCCCGTGGGAGAAGCTGCCCAAGAAGGCGCAGCGGGCGCTGCTGCAGGGCCACGACACCCAGGTGCACGTGCGCTACCGCAACCGCTACGGCCGCACCCGCTCCTACTACACCGACTTCGAGGGCGTCATCCCGTGGGTGCGGCGCCGGCACTCCGAGAGCGAGAGCGACCTCAGCCGCGAGCGCCTCGAAGGGTTCATGCGGGTCGTGCCCTGCCCGGTCTGCGAGGGCGCCCGGCTCAAGCCGGTCGTGCTGGCCGTCACCGTGGGCGGGCGCTCCATCGCCGAGGTCAGCGCCCTGCCGCTCAGCGAGTGCGCGGAGTTCCTCGGCGGGCTGGAGCTGTCGGAGCGCGACCAGGTCATCGCGGCCCAGGTGCTCAAGGAGATCAACGCGCGGCTGGGCTTCCTGCTCGACGTCGGCCTCGACTACCTCAACCTCGAACGCCCGGCCGGATCGCTGTCCGGCGGCGAGGCCCAGCGCATCCGGCTGGCCACCCAGATCGGCTCGGGGCTGGTCGGCGTGCTCTACGTGCTCGACGAGCCGTCGATCGGACTGCACCAGCGCGACAACTTCCGCCTGCTGGAGACGCTGGAGCGGCTGCGCGACATCGGCAACACGCTCATCGTCGTCGAGCACGACGAGGACACGATCCGCGCCGCCGACTGGGTGGTCGACATCGGCCCGGGCGCCGGCGAGCACGGCGGCGACGTCGTGGTGTCGGGCCCGGTCTCGGAACTGCTGGCCAGCACCGACTCCAACACCGGCGACTACCTGGCCGGCCGGCGCGTCATCAAGGTCCCCGAGGAGCGTCGGCCGCTGACCAAGGGGCGCGAGGTCGTGGTGAGGGGCGCACGCGAGAACAACCTGCACGGCCTCGACGTCGCGTTCCCGCTCGGCGTGTTCACCGCGGTCACCGGTGTCTCCGGCTCCGGCAAGTCCACGCTGGTCAACGAGATCCTGTACAAGGCGCTGGCCAAGGAGCTGCACGGCGCGCGCTCGGTTCCCGGCCGGCACGTCCGCGTCAACGGGATGAACCAGCTCGACAAGGTCGTGCACGTCGACCAGAGCCCGATCGGCCGCACTCCGCGGTCCAACCCCGCCACCTACACCGGTGTGTTCGACCACATCCGCAAGCTGTTCGCCCAGACCGCCGAGGCGAAGGTGCGCGGCTACCAGCCGGGCCGGTTCTCGTTCAACGTCAAGGGCGGGCGCTGCGAGGCGTGCGCGGGCGACGGCACGATCAGGATCGAGATGCAGTTCCTGCCCGACGTCTACGTCCCGTGCGAGGTCTGCCACGGCGCCCGGTACAACCGCGAGACGCTGGACGTCCACTACAAGGGCAAGACCATCGCCGACGTCCTGGACATGCCGATCGAGGAGGCGCTGGAGTTCTTCGAGCCGATCTCCGCGATCCGGCGCCACATGCAGACGCTCAACGACGTCGGACTCGGCTACGTGCGGCTCGGCCAGCCCGCCACGACGCTGTCCGGCGGCGAGGCCCAGCGGGTCAAGCTCGCATCGGAACTGCAGCGCCGCTCCACCGGCCGCACCGTCTACGTGCTGGACGAGCCCACCACCGGCCTGCACTTCGCCGACATCGAGAAGCTGCTCGGGGTGCTGGGGCGGCTGGTGGACAACGGCAACACGGTCATCGTCATCGAGCACAACCTCGACGTCATCAAGACCGCCGACTACGTCATCGACATGGGTCCCGAGGGCGGTTCGGGCGGCGGCACGGTCGTGGCCACGGGCACGCCCGAGGAGGTCGCCGACATCGACGAGAGCTACACGGGCCAGTTCCTGCGCAAGATCCTCTAGAGCCAATGCTGCTCGGTCAGGCGCTGCGCGGTATTTGCCGAGGGGCGTTGCGGGTCCGCTGCTCCCTTTGGCCGGAGTCTGCGGGAGGCAGGCCGACCGCAGCCTTTGCGGCCTTGTTCGAGTACAGGGAGACCTGTGGACACCGGTCGGCATCGGTCCGGCGAACCTCGACTTCACGGCATCGCCTCTGGAGCGCGCTCGGCCGGGCCCGTCCCCGCGGGCGTCGGCGTTCGCGCGCGGCCGGTCTAAGGTGGTGGCAGCACCGCAGTACCCCACCTCCGTCGGAAACGAGGACGCATGGACCACGCCCGCGCGGGGCGCAGCGCCCCTCTCGGCGCCCTCCGGCCGGCGCCGCTCGGAGCGCGGTTCGCGGCGAGGCTGGTCGACCTGGTCATCCTGGCCGGCATCGCCGCGCTCGTGGCGAGCGCGGCCGTGCGGGCCCTGCCCGGCGGGTGGACGCCGACCGGGCTGTCCCTGCCGGTCGGCATCGCACTGTCGGCGGTGACGTTCGCCGTCTACCTGGCCTACGAGGTCGGGTTCACGATGCTGCACGGCGGGACGCCCGGCAAGCGCCTCTTCGGCCTGTCCGTCGCCGCGCACGGCGGCGGCGCGGACCCGGCGGGCGGGCGGCCCGGCCCTTTCGCGCTGGTCAAGCGCTCCGGCGTGCTGTACGCGTCGGTGCTGTTCAACTACGTCCCCGTGCTGGGGCTGCTCGCCCTGGTGCTGTCGGTGTTCGCGGTGGTCTCGGCCGTCCTGGACCGGTCCTCGCACCGCGGCCTGCACGACGGCTTCGCCGGTACCGTGGTGGTGACCGGGCGTGCACGCTCGGTACCGTCATAGGGCACGCCATGAGCGCGCAGGCGCGGCGCCCCGTTCCCTCTTCCCGGTCCCGTAGGAGGTCCGTGCGTTCATGAGCCACCCCCCGCCCTGGAACGACGGTGGAGGCGTTCCCCGGTACAGCGGGCCTTCCGTCGGCGGCGATCC
This sequence is a window from Spinactinospora alkalitolerans. Protein-coding genes within it:
- the uvrA gene encoding excinuclease ABC subunit UvrA, which produces MAEQLVIRGAREHNLKNVSLDLPRDAMIVFTGLSGSGKSSLAFDTIFAEGQRRYVESLSAYARQFLGQMDKPDVDFIEGLSPAVSIDQKSTSRNPRSTVGTITEVYDYLRLLWARIGRPHCPECGRLIARQTPQQIVDRVLELKEGTRFQVLAPVVRGRKGEYVELFKDLQTKGFTRARVDGAAVRLDEVPALKKYEKHDIAVVVDRLTVKESAKKRLTDSVETALQLAGGTILLDFVDLPEDDSERERVYSEHLFCPYDDLSFEEMEPRSFSFNSPYGACPECSGLGTRMEVDPELLVPDPAKTLAEGAIAPWSGGHASEYFGRLMQAVGDALGFDLDTPWEKLPKKAQRALLQGHDTQVHVRYRNRYGRTRSYYTDFEGVIPWVRRRHSESESDLSRERLEGFMRVVPCPVCEGARLKPVVLAVTVGGRSIAEVSALPLSECAEFLGGLELSERDQVIAAQVLKEINARLGFLLDVGLDYLNLERPAGSLSGGEAQRIRLATQIGSGLVGVLYVLDEPSIGLHQRDNFRLLETLERLRDIGNTLIVVEHDEDTIRAADWVVDIGPGAGEHGGDVVVSGPVSELLASTDSNTGDYLAGRRVIKVPEERRPLTKGREVVVRGARENNLHGLDVAFPLGVFTAVTGVSGSGKSTLVNEILYKALAKELHGARSVPGRHVRVNGMNQLDKVVHVDQSPIGRTPRSNPATYTGVFDHIRKLFAQTAEAKVRGYQPGRFSFNVKGGRCEACAGDGTIRIEMQFLPDVYVPCEVCHGARYNRETLDVHYKGKTIADVLDMPIEEALEFFEPISAIRRHMQTLNDVGLGYVRLGQPATTLSGGEAQRVKLASELQRRSTGRTVYVLDEPTTGLHFADIEKLLGVLGRLVDNGNTVIVIEHNLDVIKTADYVIDMGPEGGSGGGTVVATGTPEEVADIDESYTGQFLRKIL
- a CDS encoding RDD family protein; this translates as MDHARAGRSAPLGALRPAPLGARFAARLVDLVILAGIAALVASAAVRALPGGWTPTGLSLPVGIALSAVTFAVYLAYEVGFTMLHGGTPGKRLFGLSVAAHGGGADPAGGRPGPFALVKRSGVLYASVLFNYVPVLGLLALVLSVFAVVSAVLDRSSHRGLHDGFAGTVVVTGRARSVPS